TATGGCCCCCCTCCCTTAGAGGGGTAGGTGCAAAcgatgcatgtggtatccccttgaactataaaaggaggacttCGCCCGCCGAGAAAAAGGACGACTCTCAGATAACTTGAGCTCGGGAGGAAGAACAATTAGGTTTCCCTCCGGAGCTCAAAACCTCTTATAAGAATTCACCATAATCCCAtacataggagtagggtattacacccGAGAGCGGTCCGAACCTGCATAATCCTTGATCTCTCACACAGCCACGAGGGCGATCTAGCGGTTAGACGACAAGCGGAAGCAGCTCCTTGATCATCGCGCCATTTCCCCcagccgaactcacaaagggggatctcacgatcacccgctagagaggatcacttcTCGACAGCGGGAATTTACTTTTTTCTCGTCTATCCCCCAACTTTGTCCGTGCCCTAAGGTCACGACAGTGGCGTTGTCTATGGGGACGTAAAGTCTCCTAGAGGTGAGCTTGAAAAGGTAAGTGCAACGTCCACAACGAGCGAAGACAGTACCAGCAAGATATACAGATACATTCTCAAGCGCGGTAGGTAGCATAAATGAATAGTACATAAGCAGATCCCGATACTGGAAGAACTGAAAGGAGGGAAACTCAAGTTGAAACAATCATTGAAGAAGTCAAGAAACGGCAAGAACATCAGCTCCGACGAAAGTAGAACTAGCAAAAAATGGTGCAAGCACAAGGGGTTGTAACGGTGAACAGAGAACAATATGAAGGGTTACAAAGGGAGTTGCAGCGTTTACAGGCTTTGCATTATCAAGCAATGAGGGCAAACAGATCCCAGAGGCAAGAAGGGAAAACACAAATGAGGGCAAACAGATCCCAGAGGCAAGAAGGGAAAACACAACGGGCTGACGGAATCCAATCAAGCCGTGCAGTGGAGAATACTCAAGAGGAGAATGCACATGAAGAAAACTTGCAAGGAAGAATTGCTCGAATGGAAAACACTCAACCAATAGAACCACGCAACGAATTCCTCaaatccaaaattttcaaaaccAAATTCCCCAAACCTAGAATCTTCAAGCCCGAATTCCCGAAACCCAAATTCCCCAGACCTAGAATCTTCAAACCCAAATTCCCAAACAAAGAATCCTCAAACCCAAATTCCCCAAATCCAAAATCTTCAAACCTAAATCCCTCAAATCCAAAATCTCCAAGCTTAGATCCCTCAAACAAAAGTGCTTCAAAACCAAAATCCTCAAGGACAAAACTTCAATTCATTCCCTCAAGTCATTCCCCAATACCAAGTATTTTGCACTCAACCCAATCAAACAACACAAGAACAACAAAACCAAACATTCTAACAATACCAATTCCAACAGCAAATGCCCTACCAAAATACTTCACAATATTTTGGCCAATTCCAAAATCAGATAAGCAATTTTCCATCAACCCAACACCTCCAATTCCATCCAACTCGTGCTACAGATACCAAAAACCCTCTAAGCCAAAGTTTACAAATGGCACCATGGCCAGCAAATTTCAAGTTATCCAACATCAGCAAATACAAAGGCAACGCTGATCCAAACGATTATTTGAGGGTGTATGAAACAGCAGTTGTAAGCCAATACCTCCTGAAATATAAATATCACATTAGTTGCCTATATTTTTTGAAATCTCTCATAAACTATTACATTTCTTACATCTCAAAAGACGAGATAGGCAAACAATTCACACTCATAAATGTAATGATTTTATGTTTTACTGTTTCATAGCAACATGCCATTTAGATTAAAAACCAACAATGTTAGCTCTGTACATCAACATGTCACgactaaatatatattaaaaaacctGAACTACAAACAATGAAACATACATGCACATTACTACGAATAAACTAACtacaaacaaagaaacataCATACACATTACTACAAATAAACCGAAAAaggataatactccctccattccaaattgatctacatatttcataggtacatcAAGACCacgaaaagctaataactctctcatattatatttactctagcaacaaactcgatgcatgcaccatccccactattttctagccaatagcaaatcaagatattgcatgtgtggttataaatacttgtgtgcatagatgcatgcatcaatgtccatttactccaatgcacaaataacgaataggctcaatgaatgaacacaaatatatagatcatttaggaataatctCAAAAAacactatatgtagatcaatttggaatggagggagtacaaaacaaACCTTTGATTCTTAtatcttcctctctttctctttcttcaacTCTACTAGTTTGTTAAATTCCAATTCGGATGTCTGATCGGAAGCCCATAACTGAATCATAAGAAACTCTAATGCCCAAGATTTGCGAATATAATGCTCAAGATCAGACTTTGTCTTACCCAACTCGATTTCTTTATGGCCAAGTTTCGTTATTACCTATAGTGTAACAAGATTGTTATTTAAATTATAATTgcaacaaaaatttaaaatattaagcGTAatacgtaaaaaaaataaatacataagtTTAGGAAATTACATCTGATGGAATATATTCAACTTCATGTTCGATAATGTCTCTAAGTTCATCCAATAGATTTCTTAATGTTTTCGGTGCAGATTTTATTCTTTTGTTGCCAATCCATAAAGGCCTTGTAGATTCAATACTGTTTGCATCTAGAAACTCTGTCAATGTGTATGCTGACTTTGATTCATCAAGTGGATGTATTTGTTTTGGTTTGCAATGAATACTGACATGAGTCCAAAGAAACAGAACTTTCTCAAATTTTTCGCGCACAGACAAGAAAGCACTCTGCTGAAGAATATCTAAACTgcaacaattaaaaaaatagagtgtTAGAAGTATGGATATGTCAATTAAagataagagtcaaatacaaattatagagataagatataatCCTAGAGATAAAATAGAGTACTAGAGATggaatcctagagataaataTAATCTTGCTTgtattgtattcctatatataCCCCATGAGAGGGTCGATGTAAACCAACAGAATACAATTAGATTTttcacatggtatcagagccttagAGATCAACGTCGTTCGATTCTCGCGTCGCCCTAGGGAGATGAGATCAATCCTATAATCTCCATGGGGCGCCGCATCTATTAGCTACCAAATTACCGATATATTAGAATCTTTCCCAATATCAGCATTAGTTAAATCCTATTAGCCACCACGTTCGGCAACCAGTTAGTATTAGATTAGCTTTTCAAGTTTTAGAAAATTGCATGGCAATCTCTTCGTGCAGGAGTTGAAGCGCAGCGGCATGAATGTCGTGTTACCACACCATTCGCACCGACACCCTCCCGCTCTTCTATGTCAGGACAGCAGCGACGGCAGCACCAGGACGCCTAGGAAGGAACCATCTACTACTGCATCCATCTACTCAATTGAGAGGAGAAGCAAATGGTGCACAGGAGAATAAGATCCTCACGCCCAGTGCTACAAGCATCAAATCAAGCGTCAAGCCACCAAGCCATCTGTGTCGATCATCTTCGCCAAGTTCCTACAACCGGCCGCGACGTAAGCCGCGGCTGCTACCTCCTCTACACCAGCCATACATTTGTCTTCGCCGACACTACATTACCGGTGGTCTTCATTAACACGTCGTCGCCGCATCGTCCACAAGTATGGACACATGCGCGTCCTCTAACAGATACATTTGCAGGATGCTTCATCAGTGACATCGACCGTGTCCTCTACGACGGCAACGACCGCATCACCGATGACGGCATCGATCACGTCATCTACGATGACAACGACTGCATCAACTCGGCATCACTATTGTGATGACCGCTACACGGTGCAGAAGGACCAACCAAAGTGGTGGCCTCATCGCCAATGACGTCCTCTGACATTCGTAAGACGTCTCCAACAGCATCCTCTGACATCTACAAGGTGCAAGATGCTAACAATTGCAGTGCCATCTTAACACCATgtcgtaaatatttttttttcgcctttgGCTATTCGCGGCTATATCAACTACTATGATCACCACGACCACGACTACTACATGATCGGCTACATCGATGAACGTCTACAACAACAATCATCTACGAAAACTCCAGCTAAAGTGTTTGTGTCATCACTATCATCCATAACACTCCCGCTATGGCTGCGGGAGGAAATAGAGGAGAGAAGGGACGACACAGAAGGGGACGCAAGCACCAAGTGTAGAGTGAGTcaaagaagatgaagaaatagATTTCAAATCCGGTCGCAATCGATCGCTTCACTCCCGTTACGACTAAGGGGAATgttaggaatatatatatatgttagttagagataagagtcaaatacaaATTATACAGATAAGATATAATCCTAAAAAcagaatcctagagataaaatagaatcttagagatagaatcctaaaGATAAATATACTCTTGCTTATATTGTACTCCAACTCTCTATCtcctatgtactcctatatataccccatGAGAGGGTTGATGTAATACAACAGAATACAGCAAATAAATTTTTCACATAGAGACATCACTAAAAtctaaataattaattagtataaAACATTTCATTGagattaaaaaacaataaatgaTTATTTCAACTTACCCTCTTAGCTGACCTTTTGAAATCTGGTAGCATACATAGTGTATCTCTAGCGAATCACTAGAATTAGCGAAATTTCTCTCAGCTACTACGCGAAGCATATCTCCCAATCTTTTCCAATCCATATTTTTCTTGACATCTTAGTTTAAGTAGAGACAAATAATACAGACAAATGGCAATTACAAAGTTAGAGAACAGAAAATTATAATGTTATCAATATCAGCAATT
The nucleotide sequence above comes from Oryza glaberrima chromosome 11, OglaRS2, whole genome shotgun sequence. Encoded proteins:
- the LOC127755909 gene encoding uncharacterized protein LOC127755909, which gives rise to MSAMHKKWSSFDHPSVMKSLGCSWGSRHHSKYGFVAFPMFHLTFSDLIAKGSRAVEMGRFTEVFTEAVSQIVKGLQALHDNGFFCPNLKGADIAIKMNNNSIDAKIWNFTVCTSDVKKNMDWKRLGDMLRVVAERNFANSSDSLEIHYVCYQISKGQLRGLDILQQSAFLSVREKFEKVLFLWTHVSIHCKPKQIHPLDESKSAYTLTEFLDANSIESTRPLWIGNKRIKSAPKTLRNLLDELRDIIEHEVEYIPSDVITKLGHKEIELGKTKSDLEHYIRKSWALEFLMIQLWASDQTSELEFNKLVELKKEKERKI